The following is a genomic window from Apodemus sylvaticus chromosome 10, mApoSyl1.1, whole genome shotgun sequence.
ATTTCACAGCGAGATTTACTGCTTTACAAACACCATCCTGATACTACCAggtaacataaaaatgacatcagaTACACCCGAAAACTGGAATGGGTGCCAGTTTGGCACAAAATGAGTTATCAGGAACAAGGGGGCGTGGCAATACACAGGGGCTTCCATTTTGTTATGTCACGAACACACCTTGAATGATGTTTTGCTTGAATTAGCCCTTGAAATGTAATAGTTTTTGAACTTGGCTGGCATTTGATCTACATGACATTTCATATGTAAATGACTGGGATGCTTACTCTGGTGTCTGGAATTTAAAACTCGATGCTTTAAATACAAAATCTGGCTTGACACATGATAGATACTATTCAAAGTTGTATATTTAAATTCGAGAAATGTTTTGTGAACTGTCTCCACTGGGGAAatgtattaaattaaaataacttaAGAACAGCAAAAGTGGTGTGATCTGTTGACCTTCGGGGTCTAGTGTCTGGGTTGTGTGCCCTTATAGAACTTTCCCACTGTGCTCTAGAGCACACCTGTCGGCACTTTGTAGATAAAGTGACAGCTTTGGCGCTAAACCGCACAAGCGGTCCATAGCTGTGGGCCCAGTTTCACAGAAGCCTCCCGCCATGTGGACCGACCACAAGTGCCAAGTTGGCCTGTTCAAAAGCACTGGGTGTGGGTGGCACCTCGAACTTGCCACTCCCGCTTTCGGTTAAACCTCTTCACATAGCCGCTGCTACCCCGGATCAGCCCGTCTCCTGGCCGCAGGCGCCCCCGTAGGACCTGGAGCAGAGCACTAGGGAGCTGCCGTCTCTTATGGTAGATGTGGCCCATCACAATATACCTGCTTCCTGAACAAAAAAACATAAGAGAAACAGTGTCATTTAAATACAAAGAGTAAGATCTGAGCTTGAATCACGTTACCTTGCTGTGCTCGTGGTAACTTAGCTAAACTATTAGCAACAGGTGAAAACTGTGCAGGTAACCTGAAGACAGGCAACATTTCAGAACAAAGCGTTCTTCGAGACTGTCTCTAGGAAGAAATGAGAATAGGTATCCCCAACACTACCACCGCCCCAGGATGCCTTTCTCACCTCAGTGCTGGACAATAGATGCCCCTAGGCATCCCTTTTGAAAGTAGTGTTCTCTGGTCAACCTAGGTATCAACGTGTAGGTGTTtggggatttgttttgttttgaggtcttTTAGCCAAAGCTGACTTTTggggggatgaccttgaacttctgatcatgTTTCCAAActgctcctgggtgctggggttgcACCATCACCGCTGGCCTGTTCTTTGCCAATCAATGTTGTCACCTTGAGAGAGCTGAAATGGTGCTGCTGTCATCTAAACTCTATTGGTTAAACTGCTGTCCTACGAAGGAGCTGGGGTTGAGCCCCACCCAGCATGCGTTACAGTAAATTCGAGGCTGGGTTCCCTatcaagaccctgtctgaaagacAAATTCTGGGAGTGTAACTTATGGCGTACTTGTCTGGCATATGTGGGGCCCTGCTCAATTCCTGGTCTTTGAAAAGGGGGTTGGGTGCTGGGGTGACCAACAGAAGCTGGGCTGCAGCACTCAGGTCCCCAATAGCAGTATAAAGGACAGGATAAACTGGCCTTTTCGGGGAGCGGGGTTTTGATACCGGGTTTAAATTCTGGACACGGCTTATGGCAACTGGAAGAGCCCAGGGCTAGTATATGCACGCGGAAGAAAAAGCCGTCGGGAGTGATGTACAGGCGGCTCATCTTGTACAGCCCGTCGGGATCTACCAGTAGAGTCACCAGGCGCATGCCCACGCCCAACACGTCCACGTCGTGCACGATTCCGTTCACGGCTGCTTTGGAAAAACAGGGTTTGGAGGAAAAGCATTACAACAAGCGCCAGAACGGGGACGGGCGCGCGGGTTCCCGGGAGGGTGCAGCGCGCTCACCGAATTCACTGGCACAGTAAGCCTCCCGCTCATCCGCGTCTGCGCTGCAGGCACGCGCGCAGGACTGGGTCTCTGGCTCCCCGTCCTCGGGCGACAGCGCCTGCGGGGTTCCAGAAGGCTGCGCGGCGGCGCGAGGCCGGTTCGGGTGGGCGGGACTGGCGGCGCGCGCGCCCGGGGGTCGCGGGGCCCGAGAGCGCGCACGTCGCGGGGAGTCCTCAGGCGGGGACGCGCGGTTCTCCGCCTGCGCGAGGCGCGGGCCCGGAAGCCCCGCGGGCGCGCGCACTGCATCCCGGAAGCCTGCACGGTTGTCGGCGGGCGGCGGGGCCTTCCGGCGCCGGGGGTCCGGCCAGGCGCGCGGTCCTGCGTAGGCGGCGCGCGGGCGGCGCGCGAACTCGGGCAGCGGCTGCGCGCGCGGCCCCGGTGTCTCCCGGGCGTCGGGCTTTCGGTGCGGCGGCGGGGCTGCGGGAGCAAGCGAGGCGTGAGCGCCCAGGGTAGGCAGGAGGGGAGCGGGGCAGCGGAGGAGCGAGCACCTGCCGGAGCCCTGCACGGAAGAACCACTGCCTGTAGCACAAGGCTTCCGCACGAGGCTGGCTgagagttcgagggcagcctagCCTACGGACTCAAACTATCCTAAGAATAAACAAGTAAATCCAACATTAGTACCAAGAGGCATAAGGGCATTATATTGTTAAGAAACTTTGCCTAtagcttttcaaattacagtcTTCTATTTATTCTAGAGCTAAATAGTTCGGGTGACATTGGTTAAACATCTATGccctttacatacacacacacacacacacacctttttgcTATTTACAGTTTGTTGAGAAAGTATCAAGAGCAAGCCCCGAGGGGAAACGTCTTGAGTTACAGGTTTCTCCTAATTGTTTAAGCGCCCCTGACGACTGAACTATTTGGTTTTCCCATCCGTGTTTACACTGTCATCTCAGTTTGTGAGTGGATTTTTATCTGGCTTCTTGGACACCACTTAGTAATAAACAACGGCTTAGAAGGGGTTTTAAAAGCTTGGCTGGGAGGCAAAGGCCCCTGGGTAATTATAAAAGCATACATTAGTTCCATTACCCCTCCCCATTAGAAAATCTCCCAAATATcatgacattttttaaagttttattaatgGTTTTCTTCAACTCTGCATGCAGGTTGGTGCACAGCTTGAAATCTGGGCAATTTTGCATGTCCAGGGACACAATCTCACCACCTCCCAGTTCCCCTCCAGCCAAGCACTGCCCACAACCTACTTTCCTTCCGTTTGCATTAAAGAGTTTGTGCCGCCCCTTGCAGCTTTGACAGCACTTTGTTCATAATGATGCATCTTGCCAAATGAATAATCTTAAAAATCAGCTTTCTCCCTGCAGGAATGGGTAGTTACACAGTCCGTGTGTTTGCAAAGCCTCTGGATCTGACTCCCTAGGTTAAACCTGCACACCGTGTACAGCTGACGAAAGTTCTGGTGGCTCTCCAACTCCCGCCAACTGTTGACCTCGGCTGCTTCCCCACTAGACCACCATCTGTTGTCATGGAAAAGAAGGTCTGATGTGGAGTTAAATGCCACTGAAGTCATTCAATTTCCATGCGGAACTACAACAAATGACCTAAAATAAATTGCCATTATTCCCAGAGACCGTGAAATGAACAAAACATCCtaacagaagcaaaacaaaaacaccacctGGCCAAGACTGCCTGgtttgtgcattgtgtgtgtgtgtgtgtgtgtgtgtgtgtgtgtgtgtgtaagagagagagagagagagagagagagagagagagagagaattccagTTCAGGAATACCGGAGGCTATACCAGAGCTGCGAGAGAGGTGTAGAATGCCAGGGTTGTCGCACCATTGCTGGCCTGTGTCACCATCCCAAGCCTGGGAGTCTGTCCACAGCGCCGCGACCCCTTGTGACACTTTCCCTCCTCCGGGATGCAGCTATTTAACATGCAAAGTTTTCTCCAGCCTGCCTGGCTCCCACGGGATCATTTCAGCAGCTGAACCCGTCTTTCCTTCCGAAAATGCTGTCAAGGGACATGAAATATTGGGAGACCCTTGTCGCTGCTCTCTGGCACGCACGCAGACCCGGAGTCGCCTGTCCTGCAGGCTCTGACCCTTGGCTCGTCCCGCCCTGCGTCTCGCCCCTTCCCCGACCCTTGGAGCGCTGCATTTTAGCGACCTCACCTTTTCTCTCCGCCACCGGGGCTTCGGGGGACCATCCGACGATCAAACAGAGAAGCCAGAGGGCTCGAGCTGTCATTTTTGTAGACAGGGTTCCCCAGGCTGGAAAACGCAGCGAGGGCTTTGGCTCGCTTCCTCTCCCCCCCTtctccacacccccacccccgttcaTGCTAATGAGGGGCAGCCTTTGGGGAAACGGGCATCGCTGGCTGCACAGACCATTGAAACAAAACGGAGCGGCGGGGATCTCGCCCTCTTTCCGAGGGGGGTCGGATGTGTGGTCCGGACTGGGATCTGTGGGGCCAGGCGTAAAGCACCGCCTTGAGCTCTTGCTCTGGGTGGGTGGTGTGCTCGGGGTGAGGTGACAGGCTGGGGGAGAGTGAGGGTTTTGAGGGGGCTGAAGGAACGCGAGTGATGAAATCAACAACAAATAAATTAGTGCTTAGAATAGCTTGGGCTTGTGGAGGGGAGGGGACTCcggatgacaaaaaaaaaaaaaaaaaaaaaaaaaaaaaaaacgcattcCAGAACGTGTGAGGCAATTGCCTGACAAACCAAGTTTGGCAAAGCTGTTTGACTGTATATGCAATCTTGATATTCTAGAACCAGAAACCGGACAGGGGTGTGGGGGGAAGAGTGagcaaaatttttttttcttgacaaccCTCTCCTCtgaccccctcctccccttctccttccctctttcctccctccatccatccattgatAACTAGTATTCAGTTGACCACATTCACCAAGTGTATACTGAATGCAGAAAGATTGGCAAACCACCTTTCCGATTCTGGGGGCATCTCACTGCTTGGGAGCAGGCAGAGTTTTTATTGTGTCTGAGAAAAGCAAACTCCTTTCCTGCTTATGTC
Proteins encoded in this region:
- the C10H17orf58 gene encoding UPF0450 protein C17orf58 homolog isoform X2; amino-acid sequence: MNGGGGVEKGGRGSEPKPSLRFPAWGTLSTKMTARALWLLCLIVGWSPEAPVAERKAPPPHRKPDARETPGPRAQPLPEFARRPRAAYAGPRAWPDPRRRKAPPPADNRAGFRDAVRAPAGLPGPRLAQAENRASPPEDSPRRARSRAPRPPGARAASPAHPNRPRAAAQPSGTPQALSPEDGEPETQSCARACSADADEREAYCASEFAVNGIVHDVDVLGVGMRLVTLLVDPDGLYKMSRLYITPDGFFFRVHILALGSSSCHKPCPEFKPGSRYIVMGHIYHKRRQLPSALLQVLRGRLRPGDGLIRGSSGYVKRFNRKREWQVRGATHTQCF
- the C10H17orf58 gene encoding UPF0450 protein C17orf58 homolog isoform X3, whose translation is MTARALWLLCLIVGWSPEAPVAERKAPPPHRKPDARETPGPRAQPLPEFARRPRAAYAGPRAWPDPRRRKAPPPADNRAGFRDAVRAPAGLPGPRLAQAENRASPPEDSPRRARSRAPRPPGARAASPAHPNRPRAAAQPSGTPQALSPEDGEPETQSCARACSADADEREAYCASEFAAVNGIVHDVDVLGVGMRLVTLLVDPDGLYKMSRLYITPDGFFFRVHILALGSSSCHKPCPEFKPGSRYIVMGHIYHKRRQLPSALLQVLRGRLRPGDGLIRGSSGYVKRFNRKREWQVRGATHTQCF
- the C10H17orf58 gene encoding UPF0450 protein C17orf58 homolog isoform X1; protein product: MNGGGGVEKGGRGSEPKPSLRFPAWGTLSTKMTARALWLLCLIVGWSPEAPVAERKAPPPHRKPDARETPGPRAQPLPEFARRPRAAYAGPRAWPDPRRRKAPPPADNRAGFRDAVRAPAGLPGPRLAQAENRASPPEDSPRRARSRAPRPPGARAASPAHPNRPRAAAQPSGTPQALSPEDGEPETQSCARACSADADEREAYCASEFAAVNGIVHDVDVLGVGMRLVTLLVDPDGLYKMSRLYITPDGFFFRVHILALGSSSCHKPCPEFKPGSRYIVMGHIYHKRRQLPSALLQVLRGRLRPGDGLIRGSSGYVKRFNRKREWQVRGATHTQCF